One Dreissena polymorpha isolate Duluth1 chromosome 9, UMN_Dpol_1.0, whole genome shotgun sequence genomic window carries:
- the LOC127845500 gene encoding transmembrane protein 231-like: protein MAVYEVFSHPELRRYRTTLWSGASIILIFTLFLTFIPPLFIVYRSQGFWKKTDTYREYPDVRFKNELLMVAELEGDGNYVTYSTFQTYNTLQQNHLRVPLITSREEDSNGDGRADLLTFTLELPLADTENILGMKLLLFFDYKLYQFSTLTMEGMGYLNHDSPKGGARYDVVGELRFNQKEPLKHTGTDDRYNTSIIDSSSIYAEDFHLPTIFQNYVERNLTTYLHAPYTAWSTGRGKGQPFIVSARISYPEEGFTYIPGFWYLIKWGWVQYVSVLLIFLFIFDRIKVFIYQNQLVNTMVAKAWREEIKAS, encoded by the exons atggcGGTCTACGAAGTCTTCTCGCACCCCGAACTGAGAAGATACCGTACCACACTCTGGTCCGGCGCTTCGATCATCCTCATTTTCACACTTTTCCTCACCTTTATACCACCTCTATTTATTGTATACAGAAGCCAGG GTTTCTGGAAGAAGACAGACACGTACCGTGAGTACCCAGATGTTCGGTTCAAGAATGAGTTGCTGATGGTAGCCGAGCTGGAGGGGGATGGGAACTACGTCACGTACAGCACCTTCCAGACATACAATACCCTGCAGCAGAACCATCTACGTGTGCCCCTCATAACT TCCCGTGAGGAGGACAGTAATGGAGATGGTCGTGCTGACCTCTTGACCTTCACCCTGGAGCTGCCCCTGGCCGACACTGAAAACATCCTGGGGATGAAGCTGCTGCTCTTCTTTGACTACAAGCTCTAT CAATTCTCCACTCTGACCATGGAAGGAATGGGTTACCTCAACCATGACAGCCCAAAGGGTGGTGCTAGATACGATGTGGTCGGGGAACTACGCTTCAACCAGAAGGAGCCACTCAAACACACTGGCACTGATGACAGATACAAT ACGTCCATCATTGATTCCTCGAGCATCTACGCGGAAGACTTCCACCTGCCAACCATCTTCCAGAACTATGTGGAACGTAACCTAACAACCTATCTTCACGCCCCCTACACGGCATGGAGTACGGGTCGTGGCAAGGGCCAGCCCTTCATTGTGAGTGCCCGGATATCCTACCCGGAGGAAGGTTTCACGTACATTCCAGGCTTCTGGTACCTCATCAAGTGGGGCTGGGTGCAGTACGTGTCAGTGCTGCTGATATTCCTGTTCATCTTTGACAGGATCAAGGTGTTCATCTATCAGAACCAGCTGGTCAACACGATGGTGGCCAAGGCATGGAGGGAGGAGATTAAGGCCAGCTAG